Proteins encoded in a region of the Haloglomus salinum genome:
- a CDS encoding DUF1918 domain-containing protein, whose product MSFEKGDTVVLHDEHSEYDGQVGEVSQVSETMFGDATYMIQFEDGQEAGISEDAIEAAPDEELGDEDEEE is encoded by the coding sequence ATGAGCTTCGAGAAGGGCGACACGGTCGTGCTGCACGACGAACACAGCGAGTACGACGGGCAGGTCGGGGAGGTCTCGCAGGTCTCCGAGACGATGTTCGGCGACGCCACCTACATGATCCAGTTCGAGGACGGCCAGGAGGCCGGCATCTCCGAGGACGCTATCGAGGCCGCCCCCGACGAGGAGCTCGGCGACGAAGACGAGGAGGAGTAG
- a CDS encoding NUDIX hydrolase gives MALDDLWYLADEADQHAEQAYHRLRERHDAFLERTREKHVSRGRFRTLARRIRETGTPYGAHTIVYRPTGELLLVRHDGVDMWVLPGGEVDPGESFRETARRELGEEAGIEAEYEGLGVLGRVEVSAGSYDTWGVLPVYAARAAEGGAKPRVRDPDDEISDARWFDALPEDTRDRDILRAWRRTWLGER, from the coding sequence ATGGCGCTCGACGACCTGTGGTACCTTGCTGACGAGGCCGACCAGCACGCAGAGCAGGCCTACCACCGACTCCGGGAGCGCCACGACGCCTTCCTCGAGCGGACCCGAGAGAAACACGTCTCTCGCGGGCGCTTCCGGACGCTCGCGCGCCGCATCCGCGAGACCGGGACCCCGTACGGCGCACACACCATCGTCTACCGGCCCACGGGGGAGCTCCTGCTCGTCCGACACGACGGGGTCGACATGTGGGTCCTTCCGGGCGGCGAGGTGGACCCGGGCGAATCCTTCCGTGAGACAGCCCGGCGCGAACTCGGAGAGGAGGCCGGTATCGAGGCCGAGTACGAGGGACTCGGCGTCCTCGGGCGCGTGGAGGTCAGCGCCGGGAGCTACGATACCTGGGGCGTCCTCCCGGTGTACGCAGCACGCGCGGCCGAGGGCGGCGCGAAACCGCGGGTCCGCGACCCCGACGACGAGATAAGCGACGCCCGCTGGTTCGACGCCCTCCCCGAGGACACTCGTGACCGCGACATCCTCCGCGCGTGGCGCAGGACGTGGCTCGGGGAGCGGTAG
- a CDS encoding NAD(+)/NADH kinase: MHLGIVAQRDNPRAVELAERIRGAVPEARIALDETTAEAVEEPDIGVPVDRMSACDLVVSIGGDGTFLFAARGADTTPMMGVNLGEVGFLNAVPPEEAVDAVRGVVSEIRGRGEPSVYELPRVVAENDDWALSPALNEIAVMGPQRGRANGIGLEIRVDGSLYAGSRADGALVATPAGSTAYNLSEDGPLVHPGTDALVLTEMCARSPMPSLVLGPGSDVTIRVEEADHAIVVADGRRSEEVTPPTQIAVRRADEPLRVAGPPLDFFAALGKLD; encoded by the coding sequence ATGCATCTCGGCATCGTGGCGCAGCGCGACAACCCCCGGGCCGTAGAGCTGGCAGAGCGCATCCGGGGTGCGGTTCCGGAGGCGCGCATCGCGCTCGACGAGACGACTGCCGAGGCCGTCGAAGAGCCCGACATCGGCGTGCCGGTCGACCGGATGTCGGCCTGCGACCTCGTCGTGAGTATCGGCGGCGACGGGACCTTCCTGTTCGCGGCTCGCGGCGCCGACACGACGCCGATGATGGGCGTCAATCTCGGCGAGGTCGGCTTCCTCAACGCCGTTCCACCCGAGGAGGCTGTCGATGCCGTGCGGGGTGTGGTCTCCGAGATTCGTGGGCGGGGCGAGCCGTCCGTCTACGAACTCCCCCGCGTCGTCGCCGAGAACGACGACTGGGCGCTCTCGCCGGCACTCAACGAGATCGCGGTGATGGGTCCCCAGCGAGGCCGGGCGAACGGTATCGGCCTCGAGATCCGGGTCGATGGGTCACTGTACGCCGGGAGCCGGGCCGACGGCGCCCTCGTCGCCACGCCCGCCGGAAGTACGGCGTACAACCTCAGCGAGGACGGCCCGCTGGTCCATCCGGGGACCGACGCGCTCGTCCTGACGGAGATGTGTGCGCGCTCGCCGATGCCGTCGCTGGTACTGGGGCCCGGCAGCGACGTGACGATCAGGGTCGAGGAGGCCGACCACGCCATCGTCGTTGCCGACGGGCGGCGCTCCGAGGAGGTGACGCCACCCACGCAGATCGCCGTGCGTCGCGCCGACGAGCCGCTCCGGGTCGCGGGGCCGCCGCTGGATTTCTTCGCCGCGCTGGGCAAGCTGGACTGA
- a CDS encoding DUF5796 family protein: protein MSSANRSDVPPETVGVSLEPEGVEVTYTDGRSVFYHGVPERAEERVVSAPGKEVHVLVTDPTETEGVIVYVNDRKTDDEILESTGVGRVILERGETDSIFPGVEATNKGYRVEVAADPEQARGRVFVFVEDELSEQAYEIVAPEEDADGADESSSDEDDGAA from the coding sequence ATGAGCAGTGCCAACCGGAGCGACGTGCCACCGGAGACGGTCGGCGTCTCACTCGAACCTGAGGGCGTCGAGGTGACCTACACCGACGGGCGGTCGGTGTTCTACCACGGCGTCCCGGAGCGGGCCGAGGAGCGGGTCGTCTCCGCCCCCGGCAAGGAGGTCCACGTCCTCGTCACCGACCCGACGGAGACGGAGGGCGTCATCGTGTACGTCAACGACCGGAAGACCGACGACGAGATCCTCGAGTCGACCGGCGTGGGGCGGGTCATCCTCGAACGCGGCGAGACCGACTCCATCTTCCCGGGCGTCGAGGCCACCAACAAGGGCTACCGTGTCGAGGTGGCGGCCGACCCCGAACAGGCCCGCGGCCGCGTGTTCGTCTTCGTCGAGGACGAACTCTCCGAGCAGGCCTACGAGATCGTCGCCCCCGAGGAGGACGCCGATGGTGCCGACGAGTCATCCAGCGATGAGGACGACGGGGCCGCCTGA
- a CDS encoding RNA-binding protein, producing the protein MASVPFHYVELRTFCYATEDEHRVADALDHFLPERGDDDPRDPPELERTETEGFNGDRILVFSTRLERADDVREVLSVLAEADAMDRVLDELDDRVDDNCSFFLSLDKQAAFGGRTELGEGITLRAKVEAYPAKRETAIENARETFADLADEGAD; encoded by the coding sequence ATGGCGTCGGTCCCCTTCCACTACGTCGAACTGCGGACGTTCTGCTACGCGACCGAGGACGAGCACCGCGTGGCGGACGCGCTCGACCACTTCCTCCCCGAGCGGGGCGACGACGACCCGCGGGACCCGCCGGAGCTGGAGCGGACGGAGACGGAGGGGTTCAACGGCGACCGCATCCTCGTGTTCTCGACGCGACTGGAGCGGGCCGACGATGTCCGGGAGGTCCTCTCCGTGCTGGCCGAGGCCGACGCGATGGACCGGGTCCTCGACGAACTCGACGACCGGGTCGACGACAACTGCTCCTTTTTCCTCTCGCTGGACAAGCAGGCCGCGTTCGGCGGCCGCACGGAACTCGGCGAGGGAATCACCCTCCGCGCGAAGGTCGAGGCGTACCCCGCCAAACGCGAGACCGCCATCGAGAACGCCCGGGAGACGTTCGCCGACCTCGCCGACGAGGGCGCCGACTGA
- the mptA gene encoding GTP cyclohydrolase MptA — MSEQLPDVQASRPEVSVGLNRVGVTGVEKLVKLDRDERRPIVLMAEFEVYVDLPKWRKGIDMSRNMEVVDEIIEEALEDRHVRIEDLCGDVAERLLDKHDYTSRAEVTMDAEYVQREETPESDRPTQFTADIHASATANGGGTHEEVGTTVTGMTVCPCSQGMSEARARETLADLGVEDEVVESFLDEVPQPGHSQRGHATLKVRSKGSPDVDLEDLIDVARDSMSARIYNMAKRPDEDHMTYHSHANAKFVEDCVRSLAEGTVERFDLPDDAIVTMKQSNDESIHQHNAHAERVAEFGQLKDELNGSLDD; from the coding sequence ATGAGTGAGCAACTCCCGGACGTGCAGGCCTCGCGTCCGGAGGTGAGCGTCGGCCTGAACCGGGTGGGTGTGACGGGTGTCGAGAAGCTCGTCAAACTCGACCGCGACGAGCGCCGGCCCATCGTCCTGATGGCGGAGTTCGAGGTGTACGTCGACCTTCCGAAGTGGCGCAAGGGCATCGACATGAGCCGGAACATGGAGGTCGTCGACGAGATCATCGAGGAGGCGCTGGAAGACCGGCACGTCCGGATCGAGGACCTCTGTGGCGACGTGGCCGAGCGCCTGCTCGACAAGCACGACTACACCTCCCGCGCAGAGGTGACCATGGACGCCGAGTACGTCCAGCGCGAGGAGACCCCCGAGAGCGACCGCCCGACGCAGTTCACCGCCGACATCCACGCCTCCGCCACCGCCAACGGCGGCGGCACCCACGAGGAGGTCGGCACTACGGTGACGGGGATGACGGTCTGTCCCTGCTCACAGGGGATGAGCGAGGCCCGCGCCCGCGAGACGCTCGCGGACCTCGGCGTCGAGGACGAGGTCGTCGAGTCGTTCCTCGACGAGGTGCCCCAGCCGGGCCACTCCCAGCGCGGGCACGCCACGCTGAAGGTCCGGAGCAAGGGCTCGCCGGACGTCGACCTCGAGGACCTCATCGACGTGGCCCGTGACTCGATGTCCGCACGCATCTACAACATGGCCAAGCGCCCGGACGAGGACCACATGACGTACCACTCGCACGCGAACGCGAAGTTCGTCGAGGACTGCGTGCGCTCGCTCGCCGAGGGAACCGTCGAGCGCTTCGATCTCCCCGACGACGCCATCGTGACGATGAAGCAGTCCAACGACGAGTCCATCCACCAGCACAACGCCCACGCAGAACGCGTCGCCGAGTTCGGGCAGCTGAAGGACGAGCTGAACGGGAGTCTGGACGACTGA
- a CDS encoding methionine adenosyltransferase, with amino-acid sequence MTDRNIRVEPVVGRAVEDQEVEIVERKGLGHPDSICDGIAEAVSKALARTYLERFGEVLHYNTDETQLVAGSAAPTFGGGEVLEPIYLLITGRATKKYDGQRIPAETIALRAAREYLAENFPELDFGTDVVVDIKLGEGSGDLQDVFDDEGRRIPMANDTSFGVGHAPLTETEQVVLETERQLNGHYADEHPVVGPDIKVMGKREGDHIDVTVAVAIIDSYVEGYDDYDDAVAGIREFVSDLAADITDREVRVHVNTADDYDEGSIYLTTTGTSAEQGDDGSVGRGNRANGLITPNRSMSMEATSGKNPVNHIGKIYNLLSTQIAESVVAEVDGIREIRIRLLSQIGEPIDDPHVADASLVTEDGVSVGDIEDEVSRIIDRELADVTSITERVIAGELTTF; translated from the coding sequence ATGACCGACCGGAACATCCGCGTAGAGCCCGTCGTGGGCCGTGCAGTCGAGGACCAGGAGGTGGAGATCGTCGAACGGAAGGGGCTCGGCCATCCCGACTCCATCTGTGACGGGATCGCCGAGGCCGTCTCGAAAGCGCTGGCACGGACCTATCTCGAGCGGTTCGGTGAGGTTCTCCACTACAACACCGACGAGACGCAGCTCGTGGCCGGAAGCGCGGCGCCGACCTTCGGTGGTGGCGAGGTGCTGGAACCGATCTATCTCCTCATCACCGGCCGCGCCACGAAGAAGTACGACGGCCAGCGGATCCCCGCCGAGACCATCGCGCTCCGGGCTGCCCGCGAGTACCTCGCCGAGAACTTCCCCGAACTGGACTTCGGGACGGACGTCGTCGTCGACATCAAGCTGGGCGAAGGGAGCGGCGACCTGCAGGACGTCTTCGACGACGAAGGGCGACGGATTCCGATGGCCAACGACACCTCGTTCGGCGTGGGCCACGCGCCGCTCACCGAGACCGAGCAGGTCGTGCTGGAGACCGAGCGCCAGCTCAACGGCCACTACGCCGACGAGCACCCCGTCGTCGGCCCCGACATCAAGGTGATGGGCAAGCGTGAGGGCGACCACATCGACGTGACGGTCGCGGTCGCCATCATCGACAGCTACGTCGAGGGCTACGACGACTACGACGACGCCGTCGCCGGCATCCGCGAGTTCGTCAGCGACCTCGCCGCCGACATCACCGACCGCGAGGTCCGCGTCCACGTCAACACCGCCGACGACTACGACGAGGGCTCCATCTACCTCACCACGACCGGTACCTCGGCCGAGCAGGGCGACGACGGTTCCGTCGGCCGTGGCAACCGCGCCAACGGTCTCATCACCCCGAACCGCTCGATGAGCATGGAGGCCACCTCCGGGAAGAACCCCGTCAACCACATCGGCAAGATCTACAACCTCCTCTCGACCCAGATCGCCGAGAGCGTCGTCGCCGAGGTGGACGGCATCCGGGAGATCCGCATCCGCCTGCTCAGCCAGATCGGCGAGCCCATCGACGACCCCCACGTGGCCGACGCATCGCTCGTCACCGAGGACGGCGTCTCCGTCGGTGATATCGAGGACGAGGTGAGCCGCATCATCGACCGCGAACTCGCCGACGTGACGAGCATCACCGAGCGCGTCATCGCGGGCGAGCTGACGACGTTCTAG
- a CDS encoding KaiC domain-containing protein: protein MSDEGDDDWFESGLDEDASFGEGGAPDAGGGGMGGGPPGGEGDELFEEDFASAFEGGGSSGFDEEFESDIPRIDLGITGLDDMIQGGVPERSLLVVIGSAGTGKTTFGLQFLQKGLEEGERTVYITLEESREAIVEAATEKGWGFDEYLENDQLAIIDLDPVEMANSLASIRSDLPRLIDEFEAERLVLDSVSLLEMMYDNQPDRRTEVFDFTKALKSAGVTTMVTSEADQNNPYASRHGIIEYLTDGVFVLQYVRSEFRETRLAVEIQKIRNANHSRETKPYEITSDGISVYQQANIF, encoded by the coding sequence GTGAGCGACGAGGGGGACGACGACTGGTTCGAGAGCGGACTCGACGAGGACGCCTCCTTCGGCGAGGGCGGTGCCCCGGATGCTGGCGGCGGCGGGATGGGTGGTGGTCCTCCAGGGGGTGAGGGCGACGAACTGTTCGAGGAGGACTTCGCCTCGGCGTTCGAGGGGGGCGGCTCCTCGGGCTTCGACGAGGAGTTCGAGTCCGACATCCCGCGGATCGACCTCGGAATCACCGGCCTCGACGACATGATCCAGGGTGGCGTCCCGGAGCGGTCGCTACTGGTCGTCATCGGCTCGGCCGGGACCGGGAAGACGACGTTCGGCCTCCAGTTCCTCCAGAAGGGCCTCGAGGAGGGCGAGCGCACCGTCTACATCACCCTCGAGGAGTCCCGCGAGGCCATCGTCGAGGCGGCAACCGAGAAGGGCTGGGGGTTCGACGAGTACCTCGAGAACGACCAGCTCGCTATCATCGACCTCGACCCGGTCGAGATGGCCAACTCGCTGGCCTCCATCCGGAGCGACCTGCCCCGGCTCATCGACGAGTTCGAGGCCGAACGGCTGGTGCTGGACTCGGTCTCACTGCTCGAGATGATGTACGACAACCAGCCCGACCGCCGGACGGAGGTGTTCGACTTCACCAAGGCGCTCAAGAGCGCCGGCGTCACGACGATGGTTACCTCCGAGGCCGACCAGAACAACCCCTACGCCTCACGCCACGGCATCATCGAGTACCTCACCGACGGCGTGTTCGTCCTCCAGTACGTCCGCTCGGAGTTCCGAGAGACCCGCCTGGCCGTCGAGATCCAGAAGATCCGGAACGCCAACCACTCCCGCGAGACCAAGCCCTACGAGATCACCAGCGACGGCATCTCGGTGTACCAGCAGGCGAATATCTTCTAG
- a CDS encoding DUF7508 domain-containing protein: protein MPLKKRWEPLERGTIGKVPDRYGVYELGDEDGTVVAVDYGPLRDELKEILAYRDAPKVRWEACQNREHAERLAEEHRERL, encoded by the coding sequence ATGCCACTCAAGAAACGCTGGGAGCCCCTCGAACGGGGGACCATCGGCAAGGTCCCGGACCGGTACGGGGTGTACGAGCTCGGCGACGAGGACGGGACGGTCGTCGCCGTCGACTACGGTCCGCTCCGCGACGAACTGAAGGAGATTCTCGCCTACCGTGACGCCCCGAAGGTCCGCTGGGAGGCCTGTCAGAACCGTGAGCACGCCGAACGGCTGGCCGAGGAGCACCGCGAACGGCTGTGA
- a CDS encoding ribonucleoside-diphosphate reductase → MSRYADSERTMRLDPDSFAGGYFKNAVYRHWDPYEDIPGELLEQDRERILDSDWTDEEFRGFRSSIAKFGAGEEAVTEDLAPLAIALDDINDQMFVSSQIYEEAKHAVFFDRYWREVIDPVAEARGIERLPPTADEFFNEAYEQLFDRTEAAMHKLLEDGENTARNRVIAYCHYHLAVESVLAQTAYYGYQAQYSDTGPQFEQFEEEGREQTMLDGLIEGITRIRSDEGRHVGFGMHKVQQHVEAGDVDEAIIQETLQELLPHIAGVVDDDQYDTDFDSTPLVEYASEKLSKRIEIITSRDAELPPVEELVHIEGADRVGAD, encoded by the coding sequence ATGTCACGCTACGCGGACAGCGAGCGGACGATGCGACTGGACCCCGACTCCTTCGCGGGTGGGTACTTCAAGAACGCCGTCTACCGGCACTGGGACCCGTACGAGGACATCCCGGGGGAGCTGCTCGAACAGGACCGCGAGCGCATCCTCGACTCGGACTGGACCGACGAGGAGTTCCGTGGCTTCCGTTCCTCCATCGCGAAGTTCGGCGCCGGTGAGGAGGCCGTGACCGAGGACCTCGCGCCGCTGGCCATCGCGCTCGACGACATCAACGACCAGATGTTCGTCTCCAGTCAGATCTACGAGGAGGCAAAGCACGCGGTCTTCTTCGACCGCTACTGGCGCGAGGTCATCGACCCGGTCGCCGAGGCCCGGGGCATCGAGCGGCTCCCGCCGACGGCGGACGAGTTCTTCAACGAGGCCTACGAGCAGCTGTTCGACAGGACCGAGGCCGCGATGCACAAACTGCTCGAGGACGGCGAGAACACGGCCCGGAACCGTGTCATCGCCTACTGTCACTACCACCTCGCGGTCGAGTCGGTGCTCGCACAGACGGCCTACTACGGCTACCAGGCCCAGTACTCCGACACCGGGCCGCAGTTCGAGCAGTTCGAGGAGGAGGGGCGCGAGCAGACGATGCTCGATGGGCTCATCGAGGGAATCACCCGTATCCGCTCCGACGAGGGTCGTCACGTCGGGTTCGGGATGCACAAGGTCCAGCAGCACGTCGAGGCCGGCGATGTCGACGAGGCCATCATCCAGGAGACGCTGCAGGAACTCCTCCCCCACATCGCGGGCGTCGTCGACGACGACCAGTACGACACCGACTTCGATTCGACGCCGCTGGTCGAGTACGCCAGCGAGAAGCTCTCCAAGCGTATCGAGATCATCACCTCCCGGGACGCCGAGCTGCCGCCGGTCGAGGAACTGGTCCACATCGAGGGCGCCGACCGGGTCGGCGCCGACTGA
- a CDS encoding alpha/beta fold hydrolase, producing MTTDEPPATRMYRHRHDTLVTERGDPSDPSLVCAHGTLMDRTMFDPQLDALSDDYHVLAYDLRARTEQYATEYDLYDLADDCEALLDARGIDSCTLAGMSMGGFTALRVADRYPERLDGIVMVDSIAQPHEESDIEQYGQMIDTAREMGEVPEPMGETVRHILFGATSNQERTDLVDRWVQRWLTYPGEAVYQEVSSWLERPDFTDELADIEVPVLAIHGEEDTALEMAKAEDMVEHLPDASLEPIPEAGHSSNTENPEAANAAIREFLGEVY from the coding sequence ATGACCACCGACGAACCACCGGCCACCCGGATGTACCGTCACCGCCACGACACGCTCGTCACCGAGCGCGGCGACCCCTCGGACCCCTCGCTTGTGTGCGCCCACGGGACGCTGATGGACCGGACGATGTTCGACCCGCAACTCGATGCGCTCTCGGACGACTACCACGTCCTCGCGTACGACCTGCGGGCGCGGACGGAGCAGTACGCCACCGAGTACGACCTGTACGACCTCGCGGACGACTGCGAGGCCCTGCTCGACGCCCGCGGCATCGACTCGTGTACGCTGGCGGGGATGTCGATGGGCGGGTTCACCGCGCTCCGGGTCGCCGACCGCTACCCCGAGCGGCTGGACGGCATCGTCATGGTCGACTCCATCGCACAGCCCCACGAGGAGAGCGACATCGAACAGTACGGGCAGATGATAGACACCGCCCGCGAGATGGGCGAGGTGCCCGAACCGATGGGGGAGACGGTCCGGCACATCCTGTTCGGCGCCACCTCCAATCAGGAGCGGACGGACCTCGTCGACCGCTGGGTCCAGCGATGGCTCACCTACCCCGGGGAAGCCGTCTACCAGGAGGTCTCCTCGTGGCTCGAACGCCCGGATTTCACCGACGAACTCGCCGACATCGAGGTGCCCGTGCTGGCCATCCACGGCGAGGAGGATACCGCGCTGGAGATGGCAAAAGCCGAGGACATGGTCGAACACCTGCCGGACGCGTCACTGGAACCGATTCCGGAGGCCGGCCACTCCTCGAACACGGAGAACCCCGAGGCCGCGAACGCCGCCATCCGGGAGTTCCTCGGAGAAGTGTACTGA
- the dacZ gene encoding diadenylate cyclase DacZ, with protein sequence MSDLPDLVGEMTDGVEAVLLFSPSGSYYERVVEADQPVVVVSGENTVDAEHYVELPLEFSDVAQRIRFGLEGALENGVIEEGDAVLCAAKTFAEDIDSLVRVRAGDFVRSGVYGLFADSRAEASVIRDVLEVAIELGKKGQKGKPVGALFVVGDAGKVMNKSRPLSYNPFEKSHVHVGDPIVNVMLKEFSRLDGAFIISDSGKIVSAYRYLEPSAEGVDIPKGLGARHMAGGAITRDTNAVAIVLSESDGLVRAFSGGELVLEIDPEDY encoded by the coding sequence ATGAGCGACCTGCCCGACCTGGTCGGCGAGATGACGGACGGCGTGGAAGCCGTGTTGCTGTTCAGCCCGAGCGGGTCCTACTACGAGCGGGTCGTGGAGGCGGACCAGCCTGTCGTGGTGGTCTCCGGCGAGAACACGGTCGACGCGGAACACTACGTCGAGTTGCCGCTGGAGTTCTCGGACGTGGCCCAGCGTATCCGGTTCGGACTGGAGGGCGCCCTCGAGAACGGCGTCATCGAGGAGGGCGACGCCGTGCTGTGCGCGGCCAAAACCTTCGCCGAGGACATCGACAGCCTCGTCCGCGTGCGTGCGGGTGACTTCGTCCGCTCGGGCGTCTACGGGCTGTTCGCCGATTCGCGGGCCGAAGCCTCCGTCATCCGGGACGTGCTGGAGGTGGCCATCGAACTCGGCAAGAAGGGACAGAAAGGGAAGCCCGTCGGCGCGCTGTTCGTCGTCGGCGACGCGGGCAAGGTGATGAACAAGTCCCGGCCCCTCTCGTACAACCCGTTCGAGAAGAGCCACGTCCACGTCGGGGACCCCATCGTGAACGTGATGCTGAAGGAGTTCTCGCGGCTGGACGGGGCCTTCATCATCTCGGACTCGGGGAAGATCGTCTCGGCGTACCGCTACCTCGAACCGTCCGCGGAGGGCGTGGACATCCCCAAGGGGCTCGGGGCCCGCCACATGGCCGGCGGCGCCATCACGCGCGATACGAACGCCGTCGCCATCGTCCTCTCCGAGTCCGACGGGCTGGTGCGAGCGTTCTCGGGCGGGGAACTCGTCCTGGAGATCGACCCGGAGGACTACTGA